In Salvelinus namaycush isolate Seneca chromosome 37, SaNama_1.0, whole genome shotgun sequence, the following are encoded in one genomic region:
- the LOC120030874 gene encoding glutathione S-transferase kappa 1-like — MASSRKVIELFYDVVSPYSWLGFEVMCRYRNVWNIDLKLRPAFLGGIMQGSGNKPPGLVPNKFLYMTTDLHRLAQYFQVPISPPADPFEAMFEKGSLSAMRFVVAVQEREVGGDKQVEQVSRELWMRIWSQDKDITQPASLSEAAMKAGLSASEVEELLKLSTSKEIKDKLKRSTQEALDHRAFGFPLAVCHVNGKAEVFFGSDRFELIAHYIGEKWMGPQPAAAKL, encoded by the exons ATGGCAAGTTCCCGGAAAGTGATTGAACTGTTTTATGACGTGGTCTCTCCCTACTCATGGCTTGGCTTTGAG GTCATGTGCCGTTACAGAAATGTGTGGAACATTGACCTTAAACTACGTCCTGCGTTCTTGGGTGGCATCATGCAAGGGTCAG GTAATAAGCCCCCAGGTCTGGTCCCAAACAAGTTCCTGTATATGACCACAGACCTGCACCGTCTAGCCCAGTACTTCCAGGTCCCCATCAGTCCCCCTGCTGACCCCTTTGAGGCCATGTTTGAAAAAG GCTCGCTGTCTGCCATGCGCTTTGTGGTGGCAGTAcaggagagggaggtgggaggaGATAAGCAGGTAGAGCAGGTGTCCCGGGAGCTGTGGATGAGGATCTGGAGCCAAGACAAAGACATTACCCAGCCTGCATCACTCTCTGAG GCAGCCATGAAGGCAGGGCTCTCAGCCAGTGAGGTAGAAGAGCTGCTGAAACTGTCCACCTCTAAGGAAATCAAAGACAAGCTGAAGAGATCCACCCAGGAAGCACTGGACCATAGG GCCTTTGGTTTTCCTCTGGCTGTGTGTCATGTGAATGGAAAGGCGGAGGTGTTCTTTGGCTCTGACCGGTTTGAGCTCATTGCCCACTACATAG GAGAGAAGTGGATGGGACCCCAGCCTGCTGCTGCCAAACTGTGA